A region from the Hippopotamus amphibius kiboko isolate mHipAmp2 chromosome 15, mHipAmp2.hap2, whole genome shotgun sequence genome encodes:
- the ZNF672 gene encoding zinc finger protein 672 — translation MFAASEAAAGRPYGCSECGKSFRYSSVLLRHERAHGGDSCFRCLECGERCAKAADLRVHRRAHAGQTLYICSECGQSFRHSGRLDLHQNAHRRRSRSCRCRACGRCFPHLPALLLHRRQWHPPERPRRCPLCPRAFRQSALRFHQARAHPWGTAAVPADRLHRCTQCPRAFSSGAGLRSHLRVHAARSPGDSTLRQTGAADAHQCGVCGKSFGKSSTLTRHLQTHSGEKPFKCPECGKGFLESATLVRHQRTHTGEKPYACGDCGRRFSESSTLLRHRRSHQGERPHACATCGKGFGQRSDLVVHQRIHTGERPFPCAECGRCFSDRSDLTKHRRTHTGEKPYRCEVCDKHFTCVSNLNVHRRNHAGHKPHKCPECGKAFSVGSKLALHRKTHLGERPAECAECGKCFSHSRSLSQHQRAHTRARAAAATAAADTQAKAGTALIFAGQAGEEEPGLFVSQLRETC, via the coding sequence ATGTTCGCTGCATCAGAGGCAGCGGCGGGCAGGCCTTATGGGTGCAGTGAGTGTGGCAAGAGCTTCCGCTACAGTTCGGTGCTGCTGCGGCATGAGCGTGCTCATGGTGGTGATAGCTGCTTCCGCTGTCTAGAGTGCGGCGAGCGCTGCGCAAAGGCCGCAGACCTCCGTGTGCACCGACGCGCTCATGCGGGCCAGACGCTCTACATCTGCAGTGAGTGTGGCCAGAGCTTCCGCCACAGCGGCCGCCTTGACCTGCACCAGAACGCACACAGGCGGCGCAGCCGCTCCTGCCGCTGCCGAGCTTGCGGCCGCTGCTTCCCACACCTTCCGGCTCTGCTGCTGCACAGGCGCCAGTGGCACCCTCCCGAGCGGCCCCGCCGCTGTCCGCTGTGCCCTCGTGCCTTCCGCCAGAGCGCGCTGCGCTTCCACCAGGCACGGGCGCATCCATGGGGGACAGCGGCCGTGCCCGCTGACAGGCTCCACCGCTGCACACAGTGCCCGCGGGCCTTCAGCAGCGGCGCGGGCCTTCGGAGCCATCTGCGTGTCCACGCGGCCAGGAGCCCTGGTGACTCCACACTCCGGCAGACAGGGGCCGCGGACGCACACcagtgtggtgtgtgtggcaAGAGCTTTGGCAAGAGCTCCACGCTAACGCGACACCTGCAGACGCACTCGGGTGAGAAACCTTTCAAATGTCCGGAATGCGGCAAGGGCTTCTTGGAGAGCGCCACGCTGGTGCGCCATCAGCGCACGCACACGGGTGAGAAGCCCTACGCCTGCGGCGACTGCGGGCGCCGATTCAGCGAGAGCTCCACGCTGCTGCGTCATCGGCGCAGCCACCAGGGAGAGCGGCCACACGCATGCGCCACATGTGGCAAGGGCTTTGGGCAGCGCTCCGACCTGGTGGTGCACCAGCGCATCCACACAGGCGAGAGGCCCTTCCCGTGTGCCGAGTGTGGCCGCTGCTTCAGCGACCGCTCGGACCTCACGAAGCACAGGCGCACACACACAGGCGAGAAGCCCTACCGCTGTGAGGTGTGCGACAAGCACTTCACGTGCGTGTCCAACCTCAACGTGCACCGGCGCAACCATGCTGGCCACAAGCCCCACAAGTGCCCTGAGTGTGGCAAAGCCTTCAGTGTGGGCTCCAAGCTGGCACTACACCGCAAGACGCACCTGGGCGAGCGGCCGGCTGAATGTGCGGAGTGTGGCAAGTGTTTCAGCCACAGCCGCTCCCTGTCGCAGCACCAGCGGGCCCACACACGTGCCCGCGccgctgctgctactgctgcggCTGACACTCAGGCCAAGGCAGGCACTGCCCTCATCTTTGCTGGGCAAGCAGGAGAGGAGGAGCCAGGACTTTTTGTGTCCCAGTTGAGAGAGACTTGCTGA